In the Victivallis sp. Marseille-Q1083 genome, one interval contains:
- a CDS encoding helix-turn-helix domain-containing protein produces the protein MEKKVFDLKPIPRLLHKPVRIDELGWMPDHLFWNRHRKLAVPHVCFTLSRNPGAPVTIIDGIRQEDDLPAPYFSLLRHGTTLHTIRAVRHDELFFTLAPACYDRLLEHHPLPGHFTMNPHIEKILAEILESLNHLFVPGTADRLDDLFIRLLSEASIGVAMKTEGQSDPVIDELVSYLSANFTRPLSVDEVCHRFNLGRRTFYRKWKRKFPDTTPAAFLLAKRLHLAANLLQTTRMGVQEIAQCCGFGNLLYFTQCFNRAFGSPPTIYRRQ, from the coding sequence TGAAGCCGATTCCCCGGCTGTTGCACAAACCGGTCCGGATCGACGAGCTCGGCTGGATGCCCGACCATCTCTTTTGGAACCGGCACCGGAAACTGGCGGTGCCCCATGTCTGTTTCACGCTGAGCCGCAATCCGGGAGCGCCGGTCACGATAATCGACGGAATCCGCCAGGAAGACGATCTGCCGGCGCCGTACTTCAGCCTGCTCCGTCACGGCACGACATTGCATACCATCCGGGCAGTACGGCATGACGAACTATTTTTCACCCTTGCCCCGGCATGTTACGACCGGCTGCTGGAACATCATCCGCTACCGGGACACTTCACGATGAATCCGCATATCGAAAAAATCCTGGCGGAAATACTGGAAAGCCTGAACCACCTGTTCGTTCCCGGCACCGCCGACCGACTCGACGATCTGTTCATCCGGCTGCTCAGCGAAGCTTCGATCGGAGTGGCGATGAAAACGGAGGGACAGTCCGATCCGGTGATCGACGAACTGGTTTCCTATCTTTCGGCGAATTTTACCCGGCCGCTCAGCGTGGATGAAGTCTGTCACCGCTTCAATCTCGGACGCCGGACCTTTTACCGGAAATGGAAACGGAAGTTTCCGGACACTACGCCGGCAGCCTTCCTGCTGGCCAAGCGACTCCACCTGGCCGCCAACCTATTGCAGACGACCCGGATGGGCGTACAGGAAATTGCCCAATGCTGCGGGTTCGGCAATCTGCTGTACTTCACCCAGTGCTTCAACCGCGCATTCGGCTCTCCCCCGACCATCTATCGCCGGCAATAG
- a CDS encoding DUF4434 domain-containing protein produces the protein MTPHFHPDNSRLITGTFVELDHWDDREGTRFQAELRSLSPDHWRQMVNDMAAIGIDTLVFQQCADARGGLDDTRAYYPSRRWPVPDWMESRPLLYDEVIDEAEKLGMTVIFSIYAMHWPDPFLQTEQAIELAKIAAAELYERYGARKCFGGWYWTYEYPPGCASGRDSLRRIVPAVRAIADCPIMIAPNADRPLCSTTLQEIDVDIIAYQDTVGLGVEPDIFGRYARADRFRSLDRLPFLFEQLKFIHDGWFAPEAPDINYWNFYTRKRGRTALWNDLEIWEFDHRKELIPTELSRVTAQLELTARYVDKQIIYQYPGLMHHPGHPVPVGGERARTLYETYQLYRDAVLAGRK, from the coding sequence ATGACCCCTCATTTCCATCCGGACAACTCTCGATTGATTACCGGCACGTTTGTCGAACTGGACCACTGGGACGACCGGGAGGGAACCCGGTTTCAAGCGGAACTGCGCAGCCTGTCGCCGGACCACTGGCGGCAGATGGTCAACGACATGGCGGCGATCGGCATCGATACGCTGGTATTCCAGCAGTGCGCCGACGCCCGCGGCGGCCTCGACGACACCAGAGCCTATTATCCGAGCCGGCGCTGGCCGGTGCCGGACTGGATGGAATCCAGGCCGCTGCTCTATGACGAGGTGATCGACGAGGCGGAAAAATTGGGCATGACGGTAATTTTCAGCATCTATGCGATGCATTGGCCGGATCCGTTTCTGCAGACCGAGCAGGCGATCGAACTGGCGAAGATCGCGGCGGCCGAGCTGTACGAGCGTTACGGCGCGCGGAAGTGTTTCGGCGGCTGGTACTGGACCTATGAATATCCGCCGGGCTGCGCTTCGGGCCGGGACAGTCTGCGGCGGATCGTCCCGGCCGTTCGCGCCATCGCCGATTGTCCGATCATGATCGCGCCGAATGCCGACCGGCCGCTGTGCAGTACGACGCTGCAGGAAATCGATGTCGACATCATCGCCTATCAGGATACGGTTGGCCTCGGGGTGGAACCGGACATCTTCGGCCGTTATGCCCGGGCCGACCGCTTTCGGTCGCTGGACCGGCTGCCGTTCCTGTTCGAGCAGTTGAAATTCATTCACGACGGCTGGTTTGCGCCGGAGGCGCCGGATATCAACTATTGGAATTTCTACACTCGCAAACGCGGCCGCACCGCGTTGTGGAACGACCTGGAAATCTGGGAATTCGATCACCGCAAGGAATTGATCCCGACCGAGCTGTCCAGGGTTACCGCTCAATTGGAGCTGACGGCGCGTTACGTCGACAAGCAGATTATCTACCAGTATCCGGGCCTGATGCACCATCCGGGCCATCCGGTGCCGGTCGGCGGCGAACGGGCCAGGACGTTGTACGAGACCTATCAATTGTACCGGGACGCGGTGTTGGCCGGCCGGAAATGA
- a CDS encoding uroporphyrinogen decarboxylase family protein, with protein MATLTPRENLRRLWRREGFEFVPVQFDLCPAMVEKFQAKYGADRSYEEVFQFPWRAVTTELFVQPFSAWREKFYLGYEFLPGTWFDRFGIGHEPTPESMHMTRMYHPMEKFSRLEEFEQFPFPEVTAGEALKAEVAAIQRRGLAATAYMAVTIWETGWYLRGMENLMMDMLTDEPGAYFLFDRITELAVKRSAVYAGAGVDHIHLGDDIGMQSTPMMSLELYRKWLKPRLQRVIAAAKEINPDVLISYHSCGFVLPFIDDLLEVGIDILNPVQPECMDFAEIHRRFGDRLSFWGTLGTQTTLPKGTPEEVYDVVQRNLRIAGPQGGLLAAPTHLVEPEVPWENMEAYVAACREFRF; from the coding sequence ATGGCAACGCTCACTCCGAGAGAAAATTTGCGGCGACTGTGGCGGCGGGAAGGGTTTGAATTCGTTCCGGTTCAATTCGATTTGTGTCCGGCGATGGTCGAAAAATTTCAGGCGAAATACGGTGCGGACCGCAGTTATGAAGAAGTGTTTCAATTTCCGTGGCGGGCGGTGACGACCGAATTGTTCGTCCAGCCTTTCAGCGCCTGGCGCGAAAAGTTTTATCTGGGGTACGAATTTCTGCCGGGGACCTGGTTCGACCGCTTCGGCATCGGACACGAACCGACGCCGGAGTCGATGCATATGACCCGGATGTATCATCCGATGGAAAAATTTTCCCGCCTGGAGGAGTTCGAACAGTTTCCGTTTCCGGAGGTGACGGCCGGCGAGGCGTTGAAAGCGGAGGTGGCCGCCATCCAGCGCCGCGGCCTGGCGGCGACCGCTTATATGGCGGTGACCATCTGGGAGACCGGCTGGTATCTGCGGGGCATGGAAAATCTGATGATGGATATGCTGACGGATGAACCGGGCGCTTATTTCCTGTTCGACAGGATTACCGAGCTGGCGGTGAAGCGCAGCGCTGTTTATGCCGGAGCCGGTGTTGACCACATTCACCTCGGTGATGACATCGGCATGCAGAGTACGCCGATGATGTCGCTGGAATTGTACCGCAAATGGCTGAAGCCGCGCTTGCAGCGGGTGATTGCGGCGGCGAAGGAGATCAACCCGGACGTGTTGATCAGTTATCACTCCTGCGGTTTTGTATTGCCGTTCATCGACGATTTGCTCGAAGTCGGCATCGATATTCTCAATCCGGTCCAGCCGGAGTGCATGGATTTCGCCGAAATTCACCGGCGGTTCGGCGACCGCCTTTCATTTTGGGGAACGCTCGGCACTCAGACGACGCTGCCGAAGGGAACGCCGGAAGAGGTCTATGACGTCGTGCAGCGCAATCTGCGGATTGCCGGTCCGCAGGGCGGCTTGCTGGCGGCGCCGACCCATCTGGTCGAGCCGGAAGTGCCGTGGGAGAATATGGAAGCCTATGTGGCCGCCTGCCGCGAATTCCGGTTTTGA